One genomic window of Candidatus Thermoplasmatota archaeon includes the following:
- a CDS encoding NUDIX hydrolase, which produces MATPGRPESPRLTVDGIVPLDGGVVLVRRGRPPFAGRYALPGGFVDVGETTEAAVVREVLEETGLATRVSRLAGVYSDPSRDPRGHTVSVAYELSRLGGTLAAGDDGAEVGIFPLGRLPDLAFDHAKILSEWMRSLPGKPI; this is translated from the coding sequence GTGGCGACGCCCGGGCGCCCCGAGTCGCCGCGGCTCACCGTGGACGGCATCGTTCCGTTGGACGGTGGGGTGGTCCTCGTGCGTCGCGGTCGGCCCCCCTTCGCGGGTCGCTACGCGTTGCCCGGTGGGTTCGTCGACGTGGGGGAGACGACCGAGGCCGCCGTCGTGCGCGAGGTGCTCGAGGAGACGGGCCTGGCGACGCGCGTTTCGCGGCTTGCAGGCGTGTACAGCGACCCTTCGCGCGACCCGCGGGGCCACACGGTGAGCGTCGCGTACGAGCTGTCGCGGCTGGGTGGAACCCTTGCGGCCGGCGACGACGGCGCGGAGGTCGGAATCTTCCCGCTCGGTCGGTTGCCGGACCTCGCCTTCGACCACGCGAAGATCCTTTCGGAGTGGATGCGCAGCCTCCCTGGAAAGCCTATATAG
- a CDS encoding DNA primase large subunit PriL, translating into MSGMAPTTARALPEHPALLARYPFLPEASALVASAGATLADVLHDRAFAGARSRGLDRVAKALDGDAIPRSTAATPSEAVVEILSWGVARMVASCAGHAMVVRKLAVAESKLLTAHLSGEREEIVEAVAASLGLRTRGLSVALPDYLRHAVTLRDPAWKLVNQRVAAGWVALDARRLGRLAEEALRRRIESELPVDPSPEVRRAFDEPAAAFAAKAKEQAKRFELSSLGEVDLALLPPCMKGILGQLQAGVNAPHTARFAVTSFLHGIGMDAEAIMKLFSKAPDFKESLTRYQVEHITKKGEGQGYTAPGCSTMQSWNVCPLQERDARCLSRGMHHPLIYYRWAMKDKKGSPGKGTVGA; encoded by the coding sequence ATGAGCGGGATGGCGCCGACGACGGCGCGGGCTCTGCCCGAGCATCCGGCCCTTCTCGCTCGGTACCCTTTCCTTCCGGAGGCGTCCGCGCTTGTCGCCTCGGCCGGCGCCACGCTTGCGGACGTCCTGCACGACCGCGCCTTTGCCGGAGCCCGCTCGCGCGGCCTCGACCGCGTGGCAAAGGCGCTGGACGGGGACGCGATCCCGCGATCGACGGCGGCCACGCCCTCGGAGGCGGTCGTCGAAATCCTCTCGTGGGGCGTCGCGCGCATGGTGGCAAGCTGCGCGGGGCACGCGATGGTGGTGCGAAAGCTCGCCGTGGCCGAATCGAAGCTCCTCACCGCGCACCTCTCCGGCGAGCGCGAGGAGATCGTCGAGGCAGTCGCCGCGTCGCTGGGGCTTCGGACGCGCGGCCTCTCCGTCGCGCTTCCGGACTACCTGCGGCACGCCGTCACCCTGCGCGATCCCGCGTGGAAGCTCGTGAACCAGCGCGTGGCCGCCGGGTGGGTGGCGCTCGACGCGCGGCGCCTCGGACGCCTTGCCGAAGAGGCGCTCCGTCGGCGGATCGAGTCCGAGCTCCCCGTCGATCCTTCGCCGGAGGTCCGTCGCGCCTTCGACGAGCCCGCCGCCGCCTTCGCCGCGAAGGCAAAAGAGCAAGCCAAGCGCTTCGAGCTTTCGTCGCTTGGCGAGGTGGACCTCGCGCTGCTTCCCCCGTGCATGAAGGGAATCCTGGGGCAGCTCCAAGCGGGCGTGAACGCGCCGCACACGGCGCGCTTTGCGGTGACGAGCTTCCTCCACGGGATCGGCATGGACGCCGAAGCCATCATGAAGCTCTTTTCGAAGGCGCCCGACTTCAAGGAATCGCTCACGCGCTACCAGGTCGAGCACATCACGAAGAAGGGGGAAGGACAAGGCTACACCGCGCCGGGCTGCTCCACCATGCAATCGTGGAACGTCTGTCCGTTGCAGGAACGCGACGCGCGTTGCCTCTCCCGCGGCATGCACCACCCGCTCATCTACTACCGGTGGGCGATGAAGGACAAGAAGGGCTCCCCCGGCAAGGGGACGGTAGGCGCGTAG
- a CDS encoding DUF531 family protein: MVRTDGRGPRLTLGLYNSYDPARFHEQHRRTLARVAPLAMAYDCNVATFGFPFDEGRRRERPTGVDLRTPVEIADFVADSTTIGEGGKYFRELASAGRFAAFPFPDPGFPPQLGTVVLTTSRAEGAKALSLRQARELVRRESATFVFGLGPHGAPREVFGQARHLFDVTGRGLSLETATAMGAVVGALAADRAAGGA, encoded by the coding sequence ATGGTTCGCACCGACGGACGGGGGCCGCGACTCACGCTCGGATTGTACAATTCCTACGATCCCGCCCGGTTCCACGAGCAGCACCGCCGGACGCTTGCGCGCGTGGCGCCGCTCGCCATGGCCTACGATTGCAACGTGGCCACGTTCGGCTTTCCCTTCGACGAAGGGCGGCGCCGCGAGCGGCCCACGGGCGTGGACCTCCGCACGCCCGTGGAGATCGCCGACTTCGTGGCCGACAGCACGACGATCGGCGAAGGCGGCAAGTACTTCCGCGAGCTCGCCTCCGCGGGTCGCTTCGCCGCCTTCCCGTTCCCGGACCCGGGGTTCCCGCCGCAGCTCGGGACGGTCGTGCTCACGACGAGCCGGGCCGAGGGCGCAAAGGCGCTTTCGCTGCGTCAGGCGCGCGAGCTTGTCCGGCGCGAGTCGGCGACGTTTGTCTTCGGGCTTGGGCCCCACGGCGCGCCGCGCGAGGTGTTCGGGCAGGCGCGGCACCTTTTCGACGTGACGGGCCGGGGGCTCAGCCTCGAGACCGCCACGGCCATGGGCGCCGTGGTGGGCGCGCTTGCAGCCGACCGCGCGGCAGGAGGAGCCTAG
- a CDS encoding transcriptional regulator gives MRQASIAIGLLLAAPRAVSRSCRLPPARLPGPRRKGSRGLPRRLADLSVAGAVLAAALAAPTASAADCSQAPLACCLVDAILHVGWVDAPCRNSHHLVAAHLLEGSRTKASVQPLAGVLVEIALDPSHLAADSDEPFLRLRYEAGFQSMHAGAPDLVELIRLVTSTRAHGQTSASVELFVPCARSVARAWAGAGGGLAGEGAAAEHNFDGDARAVCGAILASLPSPSRPDVPGPPAVAPPDAGEAAVAHRDPAPVPGVGDPVAKAALDVAGAAGDARASARLDCEAPLVTQDACHASFSTPDVLAVPAEPGPPPQEPPSPSEASGGHAPSSSRADKESTPSIPSAADPRGVLPGYGPADSGSSRGSLAAARPAPPAPSPAEAWSALLTLAALAGGLYHRISRERALEQETRRSVYELIRREPGLRTGTVAARLGLSYKTVGAHLRYLAQFGYVEGIGDGQRRYFATGSISSADKRLHLAASRPASRLVLEFVRERKTVALADLRAALAMPKATATSAVRALQAAGLVTVRREGRFVFVSEFPSRQAEKPQP, from the coding sequence ATGCGGCAGGCAAGCATCGCGATCGGCCTTCTGCTCGCCGCGCCACGCGCCGTGAGCCGGTCTTGTCGTTTGCCTCCTGCGCGCCTGCCTGGCCCCCGCCGCAAGGGAAGCCGCGGGCTTCCCCGGCGCCTGGCCGATCTTTCCGTCGCCGGCGCCGTGCTGGCGGCTGCGCTTGCCGCGCCGACGGCAAGCGCCGCCGACTGCTCGCAGGCGCCTCTGGCCTGCTGCCTTGTCGACGCCATCCTCCACGTGGGATGGGTCGACGCCCCATGCCGCAACTCGCACCACCTCGTGGCCGCCCATCTTCTGGAGGGAAGCCGGACCAAGGCTTCCGTCCAGCCGCTTGCGGGCGTGCTCGTGGAGATCGCATTGGATCCCTCGCATCTTGCCGCCGACTCCGACGAACCCTTTCTTCGCCTGCGGTACGAAGCGGGCTTCCAATCGATGCACGCGGGGGCTCCCGATCTCGTGGAGCTCATCCGGCTCGTGACCTCGACCCGGGCGCACGGGCAGACGAGCGCGTCCGTGGAGCTCTTCGTTCCCTGCGCAAGGTCGGTCGCCCGCGCCTGGGCGGGAGCCGGAGGAGGCCTTGCCGGGGAGGGCGCCGCCGCGGAACACAATTTCGACGGCGACGCCCGCGCGGTGTGCGGCGCAATCCTCGCGAGCCTCCCCTCGCCTTCCCGCCCGGACGTTCCGGGTCCGCCGGCGGTCGCTCCCCCGGATGCGGGCGAAGCCGCGGTTGCCCATCGTGACCCCGCCCCGGTCCCGGGCGTCGGGGATCCGGTCGCCAAGGCGGCTCTCGACGTGGCCGGCGCCGCCGGCGACGCGCGCGCCAGCGCCCGCCTCGACTGCGAAGCGCCCTTGGTCACGCAGGACGCCTGCCACGCGAGCTTCTCGACGCCCGACGTGCTGGCCGTGCCGGCGGAGCCCGGCCCGCCACCGCAGGAGCCCCCTTCGCCCTCGGAAGCTTCCGGGGGTCATGCGCCTTCCTCCTCACGCGCCGACAAGGAATCGACGCCGTCGATCCCGTCGGCGGCGGACCCGCGCGGGGTCCTCCCTGGCTACGGTCCCGCAGACTCGGGGTCGTCCCGGGGCAGCCTGGCCGCCGCGCGGCCGGCTCCCCCGGCCCCTTCGCCGGCGGAGGCTTGGAGCGCCCTGCTGACGCTGGCGGCCCTTGCGGGCGGGCTCTACCACCGGATCTCCCGCGAAAGGGCCCTCGAGCAGGAGACGCGCCGCAGCGTCTACGAGCTCATCCGGCGGGAGCCGGGGCTCCGCACGGGGACCGTCGCGGCGCGCCTGGGCTTGAGCTACAAGACGGTCGGCGCCCACCTGCGGTACCTCGCCCAGTTCGGCTACGTCGAAGGGATCGGGGACGGGCAGCGCCGCTACTTTGCCACCGGCTCGATTTCCTCGGCGGACAAGCGCCTCCACCTCGCCGCCTCGCGCCCCGCCTCGCGCCTCGTGCTCGAGTTCGTGCGCGAGCGGAAGACGGTGGCCTTGGCCGACCTTCGCGCCGCCTTGGCGATGCCCAAGGCGACGGCCACGTCGGCTGTGCGGGCCCTGCAAGCGGCCGGGCTCGTGACGGTGCGGCGCGAGGGCCGTTTCGTCTTCGTCTCGGAGTTTCCCTCGCGCCAGGCCGAGAAGCCACAGCCGTGA
- a CDS encoding DUF99 family protein, whose protein sequence is MKAHARVVAFDDGPFGWDDERTDVIGVVARGPDYVEAVLRTEVLVDGDDATERLLAALRTSRYREGLRAILLDGVVLGGFNVVDLAGLHAELRIPVVAFTRDTPDFDAIRAALEKHFPDGPRRFALLSQWPPAPVDLPNGRAHVSALGMTVPEASALLASLTVRGLVPEPLRLAHLIAAGVGRGESRGRP, encoded by the coding sequence GTGAAGGCCCACGCGCGCGTGGTCGCCTTCGACGACGGGCCCTTCGGCTGGGACGACGAGCGGACGGACGTGATCGGCGTCGTCGCGCGAGGGCCCGACTACGTCGAAGCCGTGCTGCGGACGGAGGTGCTCGTCGACGGCGACGACGCCACGGAGCGTCTCCTCGCCGCGCTGCGGACGAGCCGGTACCGGGAAGGGTTGCGCGCCATCCTTCTCGACGGCGTCGTGTTGGGCGGGTTCAACGTGGTCGACCTTGCGGGCCTCCACGCCGAGCTTCGCATCCCCGTCGTCGCCTTCACGCGCGACACGCCGGACTTCGACGCCATCCGCGCGGCGCTCGAGAAGCACTTCCCCGACGGGCCCCGCCGCTTCGCGCTCCTTTCCCAATGGCCGCCCGCCCCCGTCGATCTTCCCAACGGGCGCGCGCACGTGAGCGCGCTTGGCATGACCGTCCCGGAGGCCTCGGCGTTGCTCGCTTCGCTTACGGTGCGCGGTCTTGTGCCCGAGCCGCTTCGGCTGGCGCATCTCATCGCGGCCGGCGTCGGCCGCGGGGAAAGCCGCGGGCGGCCGTAG
- a CDS encoding bifunctional phosphoglucose/phosphomannose isomerase, which produces MNDGSVGSSLTGFPDQVRDAIAIGRAFAPRATRPVSRVVVCGMGGSGIGGALVAAWASREGGRTPIVLHHDYGLPSFVDDSTLVVALSYSGDTEETLTAFELAGSRGAARLAVTTGGKLAARAQAASVDVVALPKGFQPRAAAGYLTIPLAFALSKWGAVPDPGASCKAALAAVAELAPALTPDAPADKNEARAIAQALVGRIAVCYGLGPYAIAARRFANELSENGKVLAFHGAIPEICHNDLVGWSGDDASRVALAIVTGPEAGRANEERARFMETVARERGAAVARLAASGGDFLANLFSVVYLGDWTSYYLARLRNVDPTPVEVIGRLKSELSRLGTIESWKP; this is translated from the coding sequence ATGAACGACGGAAGCGTGGGCTCCTCCCTGACGGGCTTCCCCGACCAGGTGCGCGACGCGATCGCCATCGGCCGCGCGTTTGCGCCCCGCGCCACGCGCCCCGTCTCGCGCGTGGTCGTCTGCGGCATGGGCGGCTCGGGCATCGGCGGCGCCCTCGTGGCCGCCTGGGCCTCCCGCGAGGGCGGCCGCACGCCCATCGTGCTCCACCACGACTACGGCCTGCCCTCGTTCGTGGACGACTCCACGCTCGTCGTCGCCCTCTCCTATTCCGGCGACACGGAGGAAACCCTCACCGCCTTCGAACTTGCGGGCTCGCGCGGCGCCGCGCGCCTTGCGGTCACGACCGGCGGCAAGCTCGCCGCGCGCGCGCAGGCCGCAAGCGTCGACGTCGTCGCGCTCCCCAAGGGCTTCCAGCCCCGCGCCGCCGCCGGTTACCTCACGATTCCGCTCGCCTTCGCGCTCTCGAAATGGGGCGCGGTGCCCGACCCTGGCGCCTCCTGCAAGGCCGCGCTTGCCGCCGTCGCCGAGCTTGCGCCCGCGCTCACGCCCGACGCGCCCGCCGACAAGAACGAAGCTCGCGCGATCGCGCAAGCGCTCGTCGGCCGCATCGCCGTCTGCTACGGCCTTGGGCCCTACGCGATCGCCGCGCGGCGGTTTGCAAACGAGCTCTCCGAGAACGGGAAGGTCCTCGCCTTCCACGGCGCCATCCCCGAGATCTGCCACAACGACCTCGTCGGGTGGTCGGGCGACGACGCCTCGCGCGTGGCGCTTGCGATCGTCACGGGCCCCGAGGCCGGGCGCGCCAACGAGGAGCGCGCGCGGTTCATGGAGACGGTCGCGCGGGAGCGCGGCGCGGCCGTCGCGCGGCTTGCCGCAAGCGGGGGCGACTTCCTCGCCAACCTGTTCTCCGTCGTGTACCTTGGCGACTGGACGAGCTACTACCTGGCCCGCCTGCGCAACGTGGATCCCACGCCCGTCGAGGTCATCGGGCGGCTCAAGAGCGAGCTTTCGCGTCTGGGCACGATCGAATCGTGGAAGCCCTGA
- a CDS encoding S8 family serine peptidase translates to MRLAAAGLALAMLSPALSGAIPVEAPSTWIVGLALGAHVSPGERRWDSTVVRVDDDLAFAVVRTLDATRFRAHAAEDREVSFVSPETAFAAAWFPNDPRFWDQRNLFAIEAPRAWDFAPLAASAALCVVDTGLRGTHEEFAGRVAGFVDLVAGREEPYDDHGHGTLVAGVAAAASDNGVGVAGVAGTARVYAAKALDASGRGTDAAVASAIGWCARQPEPRMVVVLSLGDEEGKESPVLARAVERAAAAGILLVAATGNRGCDGCVSIPARYPDVLAVGCATLSLKRCGFSPRGPEVDLVAPGENALGPWSGQDDHYLHRTGTSVSAPSVAGAAILAWSAAPFLSASDVRRALECSARDLGAPGRDADFGNGLLDAREAVLAAMAGACPGGGAPDAPPVARWSADVRGAVVALDASPSFDPEGRPLTFRFDLGDGTVWWGPRVAHAYERPGTYTVRLVVGDGRSEVNEARTIAVRPAAPGEPTFHASVEDLAATLVVPPALSGWEATWDFGDGSAARGALVVHNYEAPGSYGVLLVATRGDERVERWDVLFVPNRPAVRDVV, encoded by the coding sequence ATGCGTCTTGCCGCTGCCGGCCTTGCGCTGGCCATGCTTTCCCCCGCGCTCTCAGGGGCGATTCCCGTCGAAGCGCCGTCGACATGGATCGTCGGACTTGCGCTCGGCGCTCACGTTTCCCCCGGGGAGCGCCGGTGGGATTCGACCGTCGTGCGCGTGGACGACGATCTCGCCTTCGCCGTGGTGCGCACGCTCGACGCCACGCGTTTTCGCGCGCACGCCGCGGAGGATCGTGAGGTTTCCTTCGTGAGCCCCGAAACGGCCTTTGCCGCCGCGTGGTTTCCGAACGATCCGCGGTTCTGGGACCAGCGGAACCTCTTTGCGATCGAGGCGCCGCGGGCGTGGGATTTCGCGCCGCTTGCGGCAAGCGCGGCGCTGTGCGTCGTCGACACGGGCCTTCGCGGCACGCACGAGGAGTTCGCGGGCCGCGTGGCCGGGTTCGTGGATCTCGTGGCCGGCCGCGAGGAGCCCTACGACGATCATGGGCATGGGACGCTTGTGGCCGGCGTGGCGGCGGCGGCCTCCGACAACGGCGTGGGGGTGGCCGGCGTGGCGGGCACGGCGCGCGTGTACGCGGCCAAGGCGCTCGACGCAAGCGGCCGGGGCACGGACGCGGCCGTGGCCTCGGCGATCGGATGGTGCGCGCGTCAACCCGAGCCGCGAATGGTTGTCGTGCTGAGCTTGGGAGACGAGGAGGGAAAGGAGAGTCCCGTCCTGGCGCGTGCGGTGGAGCGCGCGGCGGCGGCCGGCATCTTGCTCGTGGCCGCGACGGGGAACCGCGGCTGCGACGGCTGCGTTTCGATTCCCGCACGCTACCCGGACGTGCTCGCGGTCGGGTGCGCGACGCTTTCCCTTAAGCGGTGCGGGTTCTCGCCGCGCGGGCCGGAGGTCGACCTCGTGGCGCCGGGGGAAAACGCGCTTGGCCCCTGGAGCGGCCAGGACGACCATTACCTGCACCGGACGGGAACGTCGGTGAGCGCGCCCTCGGTCGCCGGCGCCGCGATCCTCGCGTGGTCGGCCGCGCCTTTTCTCTCCGCCTCGGACGTGCGGCGCGCCCTTGAGTGCTCGGCGCGCGACCTTGGCGCTCCCGGCCGCGACGCGGACTTCGGGAACGGGCTTCTCGATGCGCGCGAGGCGGTGCTCGCGGCCATGGCCGGCGCCTGCCCGGGCGGAGGAGCGCCCGACGCGCCGCCCGTCGCGCGTTGGTCGGCAGACGTGCGCGGAGCCGTCGTCGCGCTCGACGCCTCGCCGTCGTTCGACCCGGAAGGCCGGCCTCTCACCTTCCGCTTCGACCTCGGCGACGGCACCGTGTGGTGGGGGCCCCGCGTCGCGCACGCGTACGAGCGGCCCGGAACGTACACGGTTCGGCTCGTCGTCGGCGACGGCCGCAGCGAGGTCAACGAAGCAAGGACGATCGCGGTCCGCCCCGCCGCACCGGGGGAGCCGACGTTCCATGCGAGCGTCGAGGACCTGGCGGCGACGCTTGTGGTCCCGCCCGCGCTGTCGGGATGGGAGGCGACGTGGGACTTTGGCGACGGCAGCGCCGCGCGCGGCGCGCTTGTCGTGCACAACTACGAGGCGCCGGGCTCATATGGCGTCCTGCTCGTCGCCACGCGCGGGGACGAGCGCGTGGAGCGGTGGGACGTGCTTTTCGTCCCCAATCGCCCCGCGGTTCGAGACGTCGTCTGA
- a CDS encoding S8 family serine peptidase, with the protein MRMRFLVTGLLAVSLLASPSLGGLVADERRPTQLAVVFDGGIPDDLDRVASSLGSVVALRNDVLLPFVSLEFPTPERASLASALLSARPGVRAVFPVQLATLEGPLDSVPALKDALRDRQWGLAAIRAPEAWASMPLASVPTPVGVLDTGVACEQPDLAAACAGPSYDLWGHGTHVAGIVGATRQNAIGIAGVADALVVPIRVFSDAPNILAANPGPIGTSPQVAAGVLQATASGARVISMSFSFPGFDGLVNLALRIAAASDVVLVAAAGNHPCTDPNPGVRYPASDPLVVAVASVDSGLGVSCFSNQGGAVELAAPGGGILSTYSHEAWLYVSTMHGLWGRSFQPSCVGFFSNVQFKSQAESGRDLRLPEDMDPREALYYCHLSGTSMATPHVSGVAALVRSACPTLDADAVRGILVATARDLAAPGHDDATGHGIVDAKEAVEAALAACPEP; encoded by the coding sequence ATGCGCATGCGGTTCCTCGTAACGGGCTTGTTGGCGGTCTCCCTTCTGGCTTCCCCTTCACTTGGAGGCCTTGTCGCGGACGAGCGCCGGCCTACCCAGCTGGCCGTCGTCTTCGACGGCGGAATCCCTGACGACCTGGACCGCGTCGCATCCTCTCTCGGATCCGTCGTCGCGCTGCGAAACGACGTCCTCCTTCCCTTCGTCTCCCTCGAGTTCCCGACGCCTGAGCGCGCCTCCCTCGCGTCCGCGCTTCTTTCCGCCCGCCCCGGCGTTCGCGCGGTGTTTCCCGTGCAGCTCGCGACGCTCGAGGGGCCGCTCGACTCGGTCCCCGCGCTCAAGGACGCGCTGCGCGACCGACAGTGGGGCCTCGCTGCGATCCGGGCTCCCGAAGCGTGGGCGAGCATGCCTCTGGCAAGCGTTCCCACGCCCGTGGGCGTGCTCGACACGGGCGTCGCCTGCGAGCAGCCCGACCTCGCGGCCGCGTGCGCGGGCCCAAGCTACGACCTCTGGGGCCACGGCACGCACGTGGCCGGCATCGTCGGCGCCACGCGCCAGAACGCGATTGGCATCGCCGGCGTTGCCGACGCCCTCGTGGTCCCCATCCGCGTGTTCTCGGACGCGCCGAACATTCTTGCGGCCAACCCCGGCCCGATCGGAACCTCGCCCCAGGTGGCCGCCGGCGTCCTGCAGGCCACAGCCTCGGGCGCGCGCGTGATCTCCATGAGCTTCAGCTTCCCCGGGTTCGACGGTCTCGTGAACCTCGCCCTTCGGATCGCGGCCGCAAGCGACGTCGTTCTTGTGGCCGCCGCCGGCAACCACCCTTGCACGGACCCGAACCCCGGCGTGCGGTACCCCGCAAGCGACCCCCTCGTCGTGGCCGTGGCCTCCGTGGACAGCGGACTTGGCGTGTCGTGCTTCAGCAACCAGGGCGGCGCCGTCGAGCTCGCCGCGCCGGGAGGCGGCATCCTCTCCACGTACTCGCACGAGGCGTGGCTGTACGTCTCGACCATGCACGGGCTGTGGGGACGAAGCTTCCAACCGTCCTGCGTGGGCTTCTTCAGCAACGTGCAGTTCAAGTCCCAAGCCGAAAGCGGAAGGGACCTGCGGCTGCCCGAGGACATGGACCCCCGCGAGGCGCTGTACTACTGCCACCTGAGCGGAACGAGCATGGCCACGCCGCACGTCTCGGGCGTCGCGGCCCTCGTGCGGTCCGCCTGCCCCACGCTTGACGCCGACGCGGTGCGCGGCATCCTCGTCGCCACGGCGCGCGATCTTGCCGCGCCCGGTCACGACGACGCGACGGGCCACGGCATCGTGGACGCGAAGGAGGCCGTGGAGGCGGCGCTTGCCGCCTGTCCCGAGCCGTGA
- a CDS encoding MarR family transcriptional regulator, with protein sequence MEPQNPLPLVGLAIGTLLAAAYALYHRISRQDVLAHPLRSRIYEFICANPGVRVGAIARHHGVAYKTALAHVLTLHRLGVLDRAGNGHARWFASGRSSPSARKEILATTAPATAAVLALVRARGSMFQIDIQSELGLPKSTVSAATSRLAADGLVQLLPAGRTRQVVAVQRTPPAGSS encoded by the coding sequence TTGGAACCCCAGAACCCTCTGCCGCTTGTAGGCCTTGCGATCGGTACCCTTCTGGCCGCCGCGTACGCCTTGTACCATCGCATCTCGCGTCAGGACGTCCTTGCCCATCCTTTGCGCTCGCGCATCTACGAGTTCATCTGCGCAAACCCGGGCGTGCGTGTGGGTGCCATTGCCCGCCACCACGGCGTTGCCTACAAGACTGCGCTGGCGCACGTCTTGACGTTGCATCGCTTGGGCGTTCTGGACCGGGCCGGAAACGGGCACGCGCGGTGGTTTGCAAGCGGGCGTTCGTCACCCAGCGCCCGGAAGGAGATTCTCGCGACGACGGCGCCCGCGACGGCCGCTGTCCTCGCCCTCGTACGCGCACGGGGTTCCATGTTCCAGATCGACATTCAATCGGAACTTGGCCTGCCCAAATCGACGGTGAGCGCCGCGACAAGCCGTTTGGCGGCCGATGGGTTGGTTCAGCTGCTGCCCGCCGGCCGCACGCGGCAAGTGGTGGCGGTGCAGCGCACGCCTCCGGCGGGATCTTCTTAG
- the pcn gene encoding proliferating cell nuclear antigen (pcna), translating into MFEARCKADVLRTVIDAISTLVDEVKLKVGKDGLSLRAVDAARVAMLDLTLSKGAFVTYKAEDRELGLDVDKLKEVLKLAQSEDEITFTLDEEGNRLVIRIGNLVRRMSLVDTSAMADAQMPKLEFPATIAIAASELERGVRASEAVADHIELRATPQQFELAAAGDTDVVNLALDKKQLTNLRCSENEVRSLFSLDYFGHMVKAAKGASDVTISLRTNYPVKLDFDIAGGNGHVTFLLAPRIESE; encoded by the coding sequence ATGTTCGAGGCCCGCTGCAAGGCCGACGTCCTGCGCACCGTCATCGACGCCATCTCGACCCTCGTGGACGAGGTCAAGCTCAAGGTCGGGAAGGACGGCCTCTCGCTGCGCGCCGTGGACGCCGCGCGCGTCGCCATGCTCGACCTTACGCTATCGAAGGGCGCCTTCGTCACGTACAAGGCCGAGGACCGCGAGCTTGGCCTTGACGTCGACAAGCTCAAGGAGGTCCTCAAGCTCGCCCAGTCCGAGGACGAGATCACCTTCACCCTCGACGAGGAGGGCAACCGCCTCGTCATCCGCATCGGCAACCTCGTGCGCCGCATGAGCCTCGTGGACACCTCGGCCATGGCAGACGCCCAGATGCCCAAGCTCGAGTTCCCCGCCACGATCGCAATCGCCGCCTCGGAGCTCGAGCGGGGCGTGCGGGCGAGCGAGGCCGTGGCCGACCACATCGAGCTTCGCGCCACGCCCCAGCAGTTCGAGCTTGCGGCCGCCGGCGACACCGACGTCGTCAACCTCGCGCTCGACAAGAAGCAGCTCACGAACCTTCGCTGCTCGGAGAACGAGGTCCGATCGCTCTTCTCCCTCGACTACTTCGGCCACATGGTGAAGGCGGCCAAGGGAGCAAGCGACGTGACGATCTCGCTGCGCACGAACTACCCCGTCAAGCTCGACTTCGACATCGCCGGCGGCAACGGGCACGTGACCTTCCTGCTGGCCCCGCGCATCGAGAGCGAATGA